From a region of the Aeoliella mucimassa genome:
- the rpe gene encoding ribulose-phosphate 3-epimerase has translation MGRDKTSLTFANQHLVCLWADDRRFAALACSFLLPEILLLVTALNHREQIKSQLRSAAPAIAPSILLCDYAKLGQEIADLQAAGAQLMHLDVMDGHFVPNFTFGMTIVEAARRSTDLPLDVHLMMENPGRYLKQFREAGADVLTVHEEVCRDQQELADLVAEIRELGALAGIAINPPTPLEKIDQVAADCDLILCMSVMPGFGGQKFDRTALDKLRTLHEREDVDALLEVDGGVNLETIADCAQAGANLLVVGSAISSGENYEKRFRQLEQLIR, from the coding sequence GTGGGTCGCGACAAAACAAGCCTGACCTTCGCGAACCAGCATTTGGTTTGCTTGTGGGCCGACGATCGACGTTTCGCAGCCCTGGCTTGTTCCTTCCTCCTACCTGAGATCCTGTTGTTGGTGACTGCGCTCAACCATCGCGAACAGATCAAATCGCAGCTACGGTCGGCGGCACCCGCGATTGCCCCCTCCATATTGCTCTGCGATTACGCCAAATTGGGGCAAGAGATTGCCGACCTCCAGGCGGCCGGTGCGCAGCTGATGCACCTGGATGTGATGGATGGCCACTTCGTGCCGAACTTCACGTTTGGCATGACCATCGTCGAAGCCGCGCGGCGATCGACCGATTTGCCGCTCGACGTGCATCTGATGATGGAGAACCCAGGGCGGTACCTCAAGCAGTTTCGCGAAGCGGGAGCCGACGTACTGACCGTGCACGAGGAAGTGTGCCGCGACCAACAGGAGCTGGCCGACCTGGTTGCCGAAATCCGAGAACTCGGCGCCCTGGCAGGCATCGCGATTAATCCACCGACACCGCTCGAGAAGATCGATCAGGTTGCTGCGGATTGCGATTTGATTTTGTGTATGAGCGTCATGCCTGGATTTGGCGGGCAGAAGTTCGATCGCACCGCGCTCGACAAATTGCGGACGTTGCACGAACGTGAGGATGTGGATGCATTGTTGGAAGTCGACGGCGGAGTAAACCTCGAGACCATTGCCGACTGCGCCCAGGCGGGAGCGAATTTGCTGGTTGTCGGTTCGGCGATCTCCAGCGGCGAGAACTACGAGAAACGGTTTAGGCAATTGGAACAACTCATTCGATAA
- a CDS encoding histidine phosphatase family protein, whose protein sequence is MKQLVLVHTGITEYDKQGRIQGTLDVPLSKVGRDQIEAITQELAPLGATNLFTSPGQASVQTSEILSAALSLKVRPLDKLTNINYGLWQGMLVEDVKLKQPKVFRKWQEQPATVCPPEGETIPKITDRVAEVMTKITKKVKPDSTTLLVAPAPLASIVRHVVTGADLGNLWQSFEAAGSWEIFPLDKPVKVEIGGP, encoded by the coding sequence ATGAAACAACTTGTACTCGTTCACACCGGCATTACCGAATACGACAAGCAAGGTCGTATCCAGGGAACACTTGATGTTCCTCTGAGCAAGGTAGGCCGCGACCAGATTGAAGCGATTACGCAGGAACTGGCCCCGCTCGGTGCGACCAACCTGTTTACGTCGCCCGGCCAGGCATCGGTGCAAACCAGCGAAATCCTGTCGGCCGCGCTGTCGCTCAAGGTGCGCCCGCTCGATAAGCTCACCAACATCAACTACGGCCTCTGGCAAGGGATGCTGGTGGAAGACGTCAAGCTCAAGCAGCCGAAGGTGTTCCGCAAATGGCAGGAGCAACCCGCGACGGTCTGCCCCCCCGAAGGGGAGACGATTCCCAAGATCACCGATCGCGTCGCCGAGGTGATGACCAAAATCACGAAGAAGGTAAAACCCGACTCCACCACGTTGCTGGTGGCCCCCGCTCCGCTTGCTAGCATCGTGCGCCATGTGGTGACTGGGGCCGACCTGGGCAACCTTTGGCAATCGTTCGAAGCGGCCGGCAGCTGGGAGATTTTCCCGCTGGATAAGCCGGTCAAAGTAGAAATCGGGGGTCCGTAG
- the accD gene encoding acetyl-CoA carboxylase, carboxyltransferase subunit beta, translating to MATGELKTNHDQPDNPQDTGEQGGPKKPRPKRGVPSGLWLRCRDCGETVFRKTVAENMNVCPVCGYHMYLSATDRIRTLLDEGTFEEWDGDLLAADPLEFFDKKAYVERLVDERKRTGLRDAALTGTGMIRARRVAVGVTDSAFIMGSMGSVVGERLTRLVERATEQNLPLVIVSGSGGGARMHEGIISLMQMAKVSAALARYDEAGGLFISVLTDPTMGGVAASFASLGDLVFAEPKALIGFAGPRTIKATIRLELPEGFQRSEFLLEHGYIDRIVKRSDMKSEIARSIDYCGK from the coding sequence ATGGCAACCGGCGAATTGAAAACCAACCACGATCAGCCTGACAATCCTCAAGACACTGGGGAGCAAGGCGGACCCAAGAAACCTCGTCCCAAGCGTGGGGTGCCGAGCGGATTGTGGCTGCGGTGCCGCGACTGTGGCGAGACCGTATTCCGCAAGACTGTCGCGGAGAACATGAATGTCTGCCCGGTCTGCGGGTACCACATGTATCTCAGCGCGACCGATCGCATTCGCACCTTGCTCGACGAAGGAACCTTCGAAGAGTGGGACGGCGACCTCTTGGCGGCCGACCCGTTGGAGTTCTTCGATAAGAAGGCCTACGTCGAACGCCTGGTCGACGAGCGCAAGCGGACCGGACTCCGCGATGCCGCCCTCACCGGCACCGGCATGATTCGCGCCCGTCGCGTCGCAGTTGGCGTTACCGACTCGGCGTTCATCATGGGTAGCATGGGTTCGGTAGTCGGCGAGCGCCTCACCCGCCTTGTGGAACGTGCAACCGAGCAAAACTTGCCGCTCGTGATCGTTAGCGGTTCCGGCGGCGGTGCCCGCATGCACGAAGGCATCATCTCGCTCATGCAGATGGCCAAGGTCTCGGCCGCCCTCGCGCGGTACGACGAAGCCGGCGGTCTGTTCATCAGCGTGCTGACCGACCCCACCATGGGTGGCGTCGCAGCCAGTTTTGCCTCGCTGGGCGACCTGGTATTCGCCGAGCCCAAAGCGCTGATCGGCTTCGCCGGTCCGCGAACCATCAAAGCCACGATTCGCCTGGAGCTGCCTGAAGGGTTCCAGCGGAGCGAGTTCCTGCTCGAGCATGGCTACATCGACCGCATCGTAAAGCGATCGGACATGAAGAGCGAAATCGCCCGCTCGATCGACTACTGCGGCAAGTAA
- a CDS encoding DUF433 domain-containing protein yields the protein MSTRTGHRYVTTDPAILNGEPIIEGTRTSVRAIVEIWRMGAAPEEIPTKLPHLTLSQVFDALSYFSDHQDEIQRYIEQNEIPPEKLHRSQ from the coding sequence ATGTCGACCCGTACCGGCCATCGCTATGTGACAACCGATCCGGCGATTCTGAATGGCGAACCAATTATCGAGGGCACCAGAACCTCGGTTCGCGCAATCGTCGAAATCTGGCGCATGGGCGCCGCACCGGAAGAAATTCCGACTAAGCTGCCTCATCTTACCTTGTCCCAGGTGTTTGATGCATTGAGTTATTTCAGTGATCATCAGGATGAAATCCAGCGGTATATCGAGCAAAACGAAATCCCGCCAGAAAAACTCCACCGCTCTCAATAG
- a CDS encoding DUF5615 family PIN-like protein, which produces MSQLFAKLYLDEDVDVTIGTLIRARAFHVTTTTEASLVGSSDQQQLEYAANNRAVLVTHNRVDFEKLVDTWYRTGKQHAGVVIAIRRSPYAIAESLLKMVNSMTADELVNQLIYI; this is translated from the coding sequence ATGAGCCAGTTGTTTGCGAAACTATATCTCGACGAAGATGTGGATGTGACAATTGGCACACTGATCCGTGCAAGGGCGTTCCACGTAACGACCACCACGGAGGCCTCACTGGTTGGTTCCAGTGACCAACAGCAGCTCGAATACGCAGCGAACAATCGCGCGGTCCTGGTTACCCACAATCGAGTCGACTTCGAAAAACTAGTCGATACCTGGTACCGAACCGGAAAGCAGCACGCAGGAGTTGTGATAGCCATTCGGCGAAGTCCGTATGCGATAGCGGAGAGTTTATTGAAGATGGTGAATTCCATGACGGCGGATGAGTTGGTAAATCAGCTGATCTATATTTGA
- a CDS encoding IS5 family transposase, whose amino-acid sequence MKTERKYGSDVTDRQWQLLRQLLPARSQFGRRPIDRRRIINAILYVVRTGCQWRMLPKDFPNWSTVYGIFWRWRNDGTWQKIHDALRAKTRKAAGKKSTPTVAIIDSQSVRTAEGGEERGYDSAKKITGRKRHVAVDTLGLLLAIVVHSADWQDQDGAEWVMDKLGEQFKRIKIVFGDFAYGRSGLPDWTWETFGWILQTVLRPVGLKGFVVLPKRWIVERTFAWLARHRRNSKDYEKTTASSEAITYVAMISLMSKRLASAEK is encoded by the coding sequence ATGAAAACGGAAAGGAAGTATGGCAGTGATGTCACCGATCGACAATGGCAATTGCTTCGTCAGTTGTTGCCAGCACGTTCGCAGTTCGGACGTCGTCCGATTGACCGCCGGCGGATCATCAACGCGATCTTGTACGTCGTCCGCACGGGCTGCCAGTGGCGGATGCTGCCTAAGGACTTTCCGAATTGGAGTACGGTTTACGGCATCTTCTGGCGTTGGAGAAATGATGGCACGTGGCAGAAGATTCATGATGCGTTGCGAGCCAAAACACGCAAAGCGGCAGGCAAGAAGTCGACACCCACGGTAGCGATCATCGACAGCCAATCGGTTCGCACGGCCGAAGGAGGTGAAGAAAGGGGCTACGATTCGGCCAAGAAAATCACGGGCCGCAAGCGTCATGTGGCGGTCGATACGCTCGGATTGTTGCTCGCGATAGTCGTTCATAGCGCGGATTGGCAGGACCAGGACGGAGCCGAATGGGTAATGGACAAGCTGGGCGAGCAATTCAAGCGAATCAAGATTGTGTTTGGCGACTTCGCGTACGGTCGATCAGGGTTGCCCGATTGGACCTGGGAAACGTTTGGTTGGATTCTACAAACGGTGCTCAGGCCAGTCGGCCTAAAAGGGTTTGTGGTATTGCCGAAGCGATGGATCGTGGAACGAACTTTCGCCTGGCTGGCCCGACATCGACGGAACAGCAAGGACTACGAAAAAACAACCGCCTCCAGCGAAGCCATCACCTACGTCGCCATGATCAGCCTCATGTCGAAAAGACTGGCCAGCGCGGAAAAGTGA
- a CDS encoding IS5 family transposase produces the protein MATKEKRTYKVTNWKEYNKSLIERGNITIWFSDEALENWEHPNDQTKVGRPFVFSDTAIECLLTIRELLKLPYRQTEGFGRSLVAMLGVEAAIPNYSSLAKRASKLNVSLDIANKRGDIDIVVDSTGMKVFGEGEWKMRTHGKSKRRTWRKLHLSVNPDTREIVAEILTENSCHDADAVPEMLEQVEQPVKKFHGDGSYDKWKVYEGLESEGIEPVIPPQHNAKIKQHGNSAEEPLPRDEAIRQIRRKGRRSWKEEVGYHRRSLAETTMYRVKQSFGSHLKNRVFENQQTEARLRCKIINQFTQLGLPQFEWS, from the coding sequence ATGGCTACGAAAGAAAAACGAACCTACAAAGTCACGAACTGGAAGGAGTATAACAAGTCGCTCATCGAGCGTGGAAACATCACTATTTGGTTTAGCGACGAGGCGTTGGAGAACTGGGAACATCCTAACGACCAGACAAAAGTCGGTCGCCCTTTTGTCTTCAGCGATACGGCGATCGAGTGCTTGCTGACGATTCGCGAACTGCTGAAACTTCCCTATCGGCAGACTGAGGGATTCGGCCGCTCGCTGGTGGCGATGTTGGGCGTCGAGGCAGCGATTCCCAATTATTCTTCGCTCGCCAAGCGAGCCAGCAAGCTGAATGTTTCGCTCGATATCGCTAACAAGAGGGGCGACATCGATATCGTGGTGGATAGCACCGGCATGAAAGTGTTTGGCGAGGGCGAATGGAAGATGCGGACGCATGGCAAGTCGAAGCGGCGGACATGGCGGAAGCTGCATTTGTCGGTGAATCCTGACACCCGCGAGATTGTGGCGGAGATTTTGACCGAGAACAGTTGCCACGATGCCGATGCGGTTCCCGAAATGCTGGAGCAGGTGGAGCAGCCCGTAAAAAAGTTTCACGGCGACGGTAGTTACGACAAGTGGAAGGTTTATGAAGGGCTGGAATCCGAAGGCATTGAGCCGGTGATTCCGCCGCAGCACAACGCCAAGATCAAACAACATGGCAACTCTGCGGAGGAGCCTTTGCCCCGGGACGAGGCAATTCGTCAGATTCGACGCAAGGGGCGTAGGAGTTGGAAAGAGGAAGTGGGCTATCATCGTAGAAGCTTGGCGGAAACGACCATGTACCGAGTGAAACAAAGCTTTGGGAGCCATCTCAAAAACCGAGTATTCGAAAACCAACAAACGGAAGCCCGCTTGCGCTGTAAAATCATCAATCAATTCACCCAACTCGGGCTTCCACAGTTCGAGTGGAGTTAG
- a CDS encoding outer membrane protein assembly factor BamB family protein — translation MLGVYRWLRLFVIGSLVGGAAGLQASPVGPVEWVHQLGTPGNDQGWGLAVDDLGNCVMVSTRAQPPTYGNASRQSYVTMYDAAGEQQWDVLHSPDRSTLSFATDFDAEGNVYIAGHVKRRFDDPAPNLQDVFLAKYTATGEHLWTSIEPLGGDTFISSAEDLVVAPDGSVYLSGYQGGEAFLSRWSSTGNLAWSQTVPRQGFGVLRTSAVEYVSDELIYITGYTEAALTQPIAGERDSFVARFNAQGDIAWVMQRDDPRTDEPTQAAVDEAGNLYVVGATGDGTFSSNDDSLIFKVNASGEELWSQRIEQPGPDFANVIDDLGDGRLLFGGRMTHTLPDGYQTLPYLGVIDDQGTLGPIGTLGAALGTIPFSLAVNQELKSAWITGSTFEGLTDQSFGHSDVFVMRVAVPEPRAVATLAVAGGILLLGYRHGRRARGAITSGFLAGCETACR, via the coding sequence ATGCTTGGCGTCTATCGTTGGTTGCGGCTGTTCGTGATTGGTTCGCTCGTCGGCGGTGCGGCGGGGCTGCAGGCTTCGCCGGTCGGGCCGGTCGAGTGGGTGCATCAGCTCGGCACTCCTGGCAACGATCAGGGGTGGGGCCTGGCGGTCGACGACCTGGGCAACTGCGTGATGGTTAGCACGCGGGCGCAGCCCCCCACGTACGGCAATGCCAGTCGCCAGTCGTATGTCACGATGTACGACGCCGCTGGCGAGCAGCAGTGGGACGTGCTGCACTCGCCCGACCGTTCGACGTTGTCGTTTGCCACCGACTTCGATGCCGAAGGCAACGTGTATATCGCGGGGCATGTGAAACGGCGGTTCGACGATCCCGCGCCGAACTTGCAGGATGTGTTTCTCGCCAAGTACACCGCAACCGGCGAGCATCTGTGGACTTCGATCGAGCCACTCGGGGGCGATACCTTCATCAGCAGTGCCGAGGACCTGGTGGTCGCGCCCGATGGCAGCGTGTACCTGTCGGGCTACCAAGGGGGCGAGGCGTTTCTGTCGCGATGGTCGTCGACTGGCAATCTCGCTTGGTCGCAAACGGTGCCTCGGCAAGGCTTCGGGGTGTTGCGAACTTCGGCCGTGGAGTACGTGAGCGACGAGCTGATTTACATCACCGGGTACACCGAAGCGGCGCTCACGCAGCCAATCGCCGGCGAGCGCGACTCGTTTGTCGCCCGCTTCAACGCTCAGGGCGATATTGCCTGGGTGATGCAGCGCGACGATCCCCGTACCGACGAACCTACCCAGGCGGCCGTGGATGAAGCGGGCAACCTGTACGTGGTGGGGGCGACTGGCGACGGCACCTTCTCGTCGAACGACGATAGCCTGATCTTCAAGGTCAACGCCAGCGGAGAGGAGTTGTGGTCGCAACGCATCGAACAACCAGGGCCCGACTTCGCCAACGTGATCGACGACCTGGGCGACGGTCGGCTGCTGTTCGGCGGACGGATGACCCACACTCTGCCCGATGGGTACCAGACCTTGCCGTACTTGGGGGTGATCGACGACCAAGGCACCTTGGGACCGATCGGAACGTTGGGCGCGGCTCTCGGAACCATTCCCTTTTCGCTGGCGGTGAATCAAGAGCTGAAATCGGCCTGGATTACCGGGTCGACCTTCGAAGGGCTGACCGACCAGAGTTTTGGGCACTCCGACGTGTTCGTGATGCGGGTCGCGGTGCCAGAGCCCCGAGCGGTGGCAACGCTGGCCGTCGCTGGCGGGATATTGCTGCTGGGGTACCGCCATGGCCGACGGGCGCGGGGAGCGATTACCAGCGGATTTCTTGCCGGCTGCGAAACAGCTTGCCGCTGA
- a CDS encoding SDR family oxidoreductase, with protein sequence MNQSPSKRTALITGANRGIGLETARQLAERGYQVIIAARDATSAGKAVTAIQASGGDAEFLPLDVSQSASIVAASQALGEITDRLDVLVNNAGIYPDEGWNLLTLPREQLAATFATNAFGPLELTQALLPYLRRAKGARVINLSSSYGQLSGLSPEVPSYCLSKFALNGLTIMLADALRDEGIVVNALCPGWVRTDMGGSNATLSVAEGADTVVWLADEADAGLSGKLFRSRQEIRW encoded by the coding sequence ATGAACCAATCCCCCAGCAAGCGAACCGCTCTGATTACGGGCGCCAACCGAGGCATCGGCCTCGAGACTGCCAGGCAACTCGCCGAGCGTGGTTACCAGGTGATCATCGCCGCCCGCGATGCAACCTCGGCCGGCAAGGCCGTGACTGCCATTCAAGCGTCAGGTGGCGACGCCGAGTTCTTGCCGCTCGACGTCAGCCAGTCGGCGAGCATCGTTGCCGCGAGCCAGGCGCTCGGCGAGATAACCGATCGCTTGGACGTGCTGGTAAACAACGCTGGCATCTACCCCGACGAAGGTTGGAACCTGCTAACCCTGCCCCGCGAGCAACTCGCGGCCACGTTCGCAACCAACGCGTTCGGCCCCCTGGAACTCACGCAGGCGCTCCTCCCCTACCTGCGTCGCGCGAAGGGGGCGCGGGTGATCAACCTGTCGAGCAGCTATGGGCAACTCTCTGGCCTGTCGCCCGAGGTGCCGAGCTACTGCTTGTCGAAGTTCGCCCTCAACGGGCTGACGATCATGCTCGCCGACGCGCTCCGCGACGAGGGCATCGTCGTCAACGCGCTCTGCCCGGGATGGGTGCGGACCGACATGGGGGGCAGCAACGCGACCCTTTCGGTTGCCGAAGGGGCCGACACCGTGGTTTGGCTGGCCGACGAGGCCGATGCCGGGCTCAGCGGCAAGCTGTTTCGCAGCCGGCAAGAAATCCGCTGGTAA
- a CDS encoding DUF3500 domain-containing protein encodes MTTIHRVLLTSLLIMPMFGMSPVASGQESAVAEAPAATDNKSTTDDNVTTADISKAAKQFLATLDDSLRSKTVFEFDDNEQRQRWSNLPVGMSPRAGVRLGDLNPEQTKAAMQLLEAVLSEHGYEKSLQIVEGDEVLLKNFQGDPENTRGYGRDNYFFSILGEPSATKPWMLQFGGHHLALNITFVGEQSTLAPSHTGANPAIYTIEGKTIRPLGHELVKAYAMMESLDDSQREQAVLDSKLQNLVLGPGRDGQMIAPEGLKGSELTEKQQALLLELASEWTGIVNPAHAAAKNAELKDNINETWFAWSGPTATGSSAYFRIQGPTVFIEFAPQGEGEEGLTHIHTIYRDPTNEYGTKWWKR; translated from the coding sequence ATGACGACGATCCACCGCGTGCTACTCACTAGCCTGCTCATCATGCCGATGTTTGGCATGAGCCCTGTTGCCAGCGGGCAAGAGTCGGCCGTGGCCGAGGCACCCGCTGCAACCGACAACAAAAGTACGACCGACGACAACGTCACGACGGCCGACATCAGCAAAGCGGCCAAGCAGTTTCTGGCGACGCTCGACGATTCGCTCCGCAGCAAGACGGTATTCGAGTTCGACGACAACGAGCAGCGGCAACGTTGGTCGAACCTGCCGGTCGGCATGTCGCCTCGCGCAGGCGTGCGACTCGGCGACTTGAACCCCGAGCAAACCAAGGCCGCCATGCAACTGCTCGAAGCGGTGCTCAGCGAGCATGGCTACGAGAAATCGCTGCAGATCGTGGAAGGAGACGAAGTGCTCCTCAAGAACTTTCAAGGCGACCCCGAAAATACGCGAGGCTACGGGCGCGACAACTACTTCTTCTCGATCCTCGGCGAGCCCTCTGCGACCAAGCCTTGGATGTTGCAGTTCGGCGGGCATCACCTCGCGCTCAATATCACCTTCGTCGGCGAGCAAAGCACGCTGGCCCCCAGCCACACCGGAGCGAACCCGGCTATCTACACGATCGAAGGCAAGACCATCCGCCCGCTCGGCCACGAACTCGTAAAGGCCTACGCGATGATGGAGTCGCTCGACGACTCGCAGCGCGAGCAGGCGGTACTCGACAGCAAACTCCAAAACCTGGTGCTCGGCCCAGGACGCGACGGCCAGATGATCGCGCCCGAGGGACTGAAGGGCAGCGAGCTGACCGAGAAACAGCAAGCGCTGTTGCTGGAACTCGCCAGCGAATGGACCGGCATCGTGAATCCCGCCCACGCGGCCGCCAAGAACGCGGAGCTGAAGGACAACATCAACGAAACATGGTTCGCCTGGAGTGGCCCGACCGCTACCGGCAGTTCGGCTTACTTCCGCATCCAGGGCCCAACCGTGTTTATCGAGTTCGCCCCGCAAGGCGAGGGCGAGGAGGGGCTCACCCACATCCACACCATCTATCGTGATCCCACCAACGAGTACGGCACCAAATGGTGGAAACGATAA
- a CDS encoding BlaI/MecI/CopY family transcriptional regulator produces MARPASKHPTDGELQILRILWANSSCTLAEVCDGLREHRDVATTTVATMLKVMLDKKLVKRDAATGRTYRWSAAVSQEKTAGSLLGKLVDGVFEGSASRLVAHLVETQRFSEQELAELEELVDAKRRSGQKKVKGGK; encoded by the coding sequence ATGGCCCGGCCGGCGAGCAAACACCCCACCGATGGCGAGTTGCAAATACTCCGTATCTTGTGGGCGAATAGTAGTTGTACCCTCGCAGAGGTGTGCGACGGGCTCCGCGAGCACCGCGACGTCGCGACCACCACCGTGGCGACCATGCTCAAGGTGATGCTCGACAAAAAACTGGTGAAACGCGACGCAGCTACCGGGCGGACCTATCGCTGGTCGGCCGCGGTGTCGCAGGAAAAAACCGCCGGCTCGCTGCTTGGCAAGCTAGTGGATGGAGTGTTCGAAGGCTCCGCCAGTCGGCTGGTCGCTCACTTGGTGGAGACGCAACGTTTCTCGGAACAGGAACTCGCCGAGCTCGAAGAATTAGTCGATGCGAAACGGCGTAGCGGACAGAAGAAGGTCAAAGGGGGTAAGTGA